A portion of the Streptomyces erythrochromogenes genome contains these proteins:
- a CDS encoding SDR family NAD(P)-dependent oxidoreductase — translation MIPHPPQSPAVRDLVVAVSPFEEPRPRIVTAAERAGALGLLDLGRDASAARRALAELGRRLGGASPGTGASPGSGAAAGAGRYGVRVPAGCPLGPGDLPPEVDTVLLADPASLTPGRVADWAAAAGRPRVWAEVTTLSEATTAVAAGAHSLVAKGHEAGGRVGGSTTFVLLQQLLADPAIGLPVLACGGIGPHTAAAAVAGGAAGVLLDVQLALTVEGEADLPHEVAAALRAMDGSQTRVLNGHRVFARPDLTPPEGPVAGLLGARDLRTQLLPVGQDGACSARLAARHRTTGGVLQAVREAVTGHLADAVRSEPLLGPLPVAQGPMTRVSDQAAFAGAVAAAGGVPYLALAVMEGPDVRRLLAETAERLGDLPWGVGLLGFAPPELRREQLAAVTGARPPYAIIAGGTPAQAAPLEAAGIRTHLHVPSPGLLERYLAEGARRFVFEGLECGGHVGPRASFPLWEEQIDLLLRSCPDPAALDVLFAGGIHDERSAAMAVAAAAPLAGRGARIGVLMGTAYLFTEEAVAAGAVLPGFQRAALECADTVLLHTAPGHATRCASTPYAATFEATRRRLAESGVEPREMWEELERLNLGRLRIASKGLRRPPGGGAPEPVSEERQAADGLFMLGQAATLRTRTTTVAALHAQVTEGATAWLERRAEELAAGEPLGAADPVDVAIVGMACAYPGAQDLAAYWAMVLAGTDAVTEVPAERWDPALYYDADPARAGERTPSRWGGFLGPVPFDALAHGIPPASLSAIEPVQLLALEISARALADAGYGRDRAFDRSRTSVVFGAEAGTELAGAYGLRALHPAYLGDLPAALDEQLPRLTEDSFPGILANVIAGRVANRLDLGGANCTVDAACASSLAALDLACRQLRDGDSDMVLCGGADVHNGINDYLMFASVHALSPGGRCRPFDAAADGIALGEGVGAVVLKRLADAERDGDRVYAVVKAVGAASDGRSLGLTAPRPEGQRRALERAYARAGIAPAEVGLIEAHGTGTVVGDSTELAVLSDLFTASGATAGACALGSVKSQLGHTKCAAGLAGLIKAARAVHSGVRPPTLHIGTPNPAWRPEASPFSFDTEPRPWTVPAHRRFAGVSAFGFGGTNYHAVLAGYGGSEEPRHGLEEWPAELFCFRGADRRSAGRAMARLAARLEENDTAGRPWTLRDLAAETAPGDAPVAVAVVASDLDELAVRLEQARSYTPGPGVHVREESADPVRVAFLFPGQGSQRPRMLGRLFTAFPGLRGLLDTAPPEVVSAMFPPAAFTAEGRAAQRAAVTDTRVAQPALGLAGAAAHRLLGELGVRPDCVAGHSYGELTALWAAGAYDTQSLLRLSAHRAEAILAAAGADPGAMAAVSAAPEEVRELAARAGCVVANHNAPRQCVISGPSPAVAAAVAALREAGLPAEPIPVACAFHSEVVAGAAASLAGELARTPVTAPAVPVWSNTTAERYPATAEGVRSLAARQVAEPVRFVEQVEAMYAAGVRTFVEAGPGRVLSGLVGRILGERPHTAVPLDVPGEDGLVRLVTALAELTAAGVPVAPEALFRGRTSRLPDRAPRRPGWLVDGHLVRTTDGTPVRGGLQPARRVRIPAAPETGTAATGTGAGTESDTTRKTAMADEGAWSTMNGTGTGTATTRPIPSAGSDGSDGSASDGREEAVLEYLRGARALVEAQRDVLLAYLGTPRPPDGQGGSGGVGSVRGRSPQGAERTAATRPDPEARSSAAEETPRRAPGPAGTAPGEAPREAPGTGPRPGPRSAQDVMDVVLDIVHTRTGYPLDMLDPDLDLEADLSIDSIKRVEIIGALADRIGLPQAPDRTPDQDGSAESAIEELSRLKTLRGIVDWVTSHTPGGPTAESEPAAPAVGRLRVDLSPLPPADGDPAALHGLRIGIVEDDQGLAPALAAALEALGAEPRILRTAEAGLDGIVDLSSLRAGAEPVLPEAFPGLRNALTGGIPRLLLVAAGGPGAPGGAGLHGFARSAALEFPAALVRAVDVHPKEDPERVAAQLVCELGSSLPAHASVGYTPEGTRVARRPVPAPLPAPDGPRPALLDPGSVVLLTGGARGITARTALALARATGCHIELVGRTPEPPPSPSPSPNPAADAFAHAQDRVALRAALIASGLRRPAEIEAAASRILAEREVRATLTALAAVAASVRYHCADVTDERAVRAVVADVRERHGRLDGIVHGAGILRDGLLRDKRPEDFTEVFTTKVAGARHLAAAAAEHGTWPAPRFLALFGSVAGVYGNRGQSDYAAANDALDGLAHTWAESFPGRVLSVDWGPWAAEAGGMVTPELERAYAQRGVPLLAPDAAASAFLDELARGSDVQVVLMAPSAPTAPEGSGDE, via the coding sequence GTGATCCCCCATCCCCCACAGTCTCCCGCCGTCCGCGACCTGGTCGTCGCGGTCAGCCCCTTCGAGGAGCCCCGTCCGCGGATCGTGACCGCCGCCGAACGTGCCGGGGCCCTCGGGCTGCTCGATCTCGGGCGGGACGCGAGCGCCGCCCGCCGCGCACTCGCGGAACTGGGCCGCCGGCTCGGCGGTGCTTCCCCCGGCACCGGCGCCTCCCCCGGCAGCGGCGCGGCCGCGGGCGCGGGCCGGTACGGCGTGCGGGTGCCCGCCGGCTGCCCGCTGGGGCCCGGGGACCTGCCGCCCGAGGTGGACACGGTGCTGCTCGCCGACCCCGCGTCACTCACCCCCGGCAGGGTGGCCGACTGGGCCGCGGCGGCCGGCCGGCCGCGGGTCTGGGCCGAGGTCACCACCCTTTCCGAGGCCACGACCGCGGTGGCCGCCGGCGCGCACTCCCTCGTCGCCAAGGGACACGAGGCCGGCGGCCGGGTGGGCGGGAGCACCACCTTCGTCCTGCTCCAGCAGCTCCTCGCGGACCCCGCGATCGGCCTGCCCGTACTGGCCTGCGGCGGGATCGGGCCGCACACGGCGGCCGCGGCCGTCGCGGGCGGGGCCGCCGGAGTGCTGCTCGACGTACAACTGGCCCTGACCGTCGAGGGAGAGGCCGACCTGCCGCACGAAGTGGCGGCCGCACTGCGGGCGATGGACGGATCGCAGACCCGGGTCCTGAACGGGCACAGGGTGTTCGCCCGGCCCGACCTGACCCCGCCAGAAGGCCCGGTGGCCGGCCTGCTCGGCGCACGGGACCTGCGCACGCAGCTCCTGCCCGTCGGGCAGGACGGTGCGTGCTCCGCCCGGCTGGCCGCCCGCCACCGGACCACCGGCGGCGTGCTCCAGGCCGTACGCGAGGCCGTCACCGGGCATCTGGCGGACGCCGTACGGTCCGAGCCGCTCCTCGGGCCGCTGCCCGTCGCGCAGGGACCGATGACCCGGGTGAGCGACCAGGCGGCCTTCGCCGGGGCGGTGGCCGCCGCGGGCGGGGTCCCCTACCTCGCGCTGGCCGTCATGGAGGGCCCGGACGTACGCCGGCTCCTCGCCGAGACCGCCGAGCGGCTCGGGGACCTCCCGTGGGGCGTCGGCCTGCTCGGCTTCGCCCCGCCCGAGCTGCGGCGGGAGCAACTGGCGGCGGTGACCGGGGCCCGCCCGCCGTACGCGATCATCGCCGGCGGCACCCCGGCGCAGGCCGCCCCGCTGGAGGCGGCCGGGATCCGCACCCACCTGCACGTGCCCTCGCCGGGCCTGCTGGAGCGCTACCTCGCGGAAGGAGCGCGGCGGTTCGTCTTCGAGGGCCTGGAATGCGGCGGGCACGTCGGGCCGCGCGCCTCCTTCCCCCTCTGGGAGGAGCAGATCGATCTGCTGCTGCGCTCCTGCCCCGACCCGGCCGCCCTGGACGTCCTGTTCGCGGGCGGGATCCACGACGAGCGGTCCGCCGCGATGGCCGTGGCGGCCGCCGCACCGCTGGCCGGGCGGGGCGCGCGGATCGGGGTGCTGATGGGCACCGCGTACCTGTTCACGGAGGAGGCCGTGGCGGCGGGCGCGGTGCTGCCGGGGTTCCAGCGGGCGGCACTGGAGTGCGCGGACACCGTGCTTCTGCACACCGCGCCCGGACACGCCACCCGCTGCGCGTCCACCCCGTACGCCGCGACCTTCGAGGCGACCCGGCGGCGGCTCGCGGAGAGCGGCGTCGAACCGCGTGAGATGTGGGAGGAGCTGGAGCGGCTGAACCTGGGGCGGCTGCGGATCGCCAGCAAGGGCCTGCGACGGCCCCCCGGCGGGGGTGCGCCGGAGCCCGTCTCCGAGGAACGGCAGGCGGCCGACGGCCTGTTCATGCTCGGTCAGGCGGCGACCCTGCGCACGCGGACCACGACGGTCGCGGCCCTGCACGCCCAGGTCACCGAAGGTGCCACCGCATGGCTGGAACGGCGGGCCGAGGAGCTGGCCGCCGGCGAGCCGCTCGGGGCCGCCGACCCGGTGGACGTCGCCATCGTGGGCATGGCCTGCGCCTACCCGGGCGCGCAGGACCTCGCCGCCTACTGGGCGATGGTCCTCGCCGGGACGGACGCGGTCACCGAGGTGCCGGCCGAGCGCTGGGACCCGGCGCTCTACTACGACGCCGATCCGGCCCGGGCCGGGGAGCGCACGCCCTCCCGCTGGGGCGGTTTCCTCGGCCCGGTGCCCTTCGACGCGCTCGCGCACGGTATCCCGCCCGCCTCCCTCTCCGCGATCGAGCCGGTGCAGCTGCTGGCCCTGGAGATCTCGGCGCGGGCCCTCGCCGACGCCGGCTACGGCAGGGACCGCGCCTTCGACCGCTCCCGGACGTCGGTGGTCTTCGGCGCGGAGGCCGGCACCGAACTGGCCGGCGCATACGGGCTGCGCGCCCTGCACCCGGCCTACCTCGGCGACCTCCCGGCCGCCCTGGACGAGCAGCTGCCGCGGCTCACCGAGGACTCCTTCCCCGGGATCCTCGCCAACGTCATCGCCGGCCGCGTGGCCAACCGTCTCGACCTGGGCGGCGCGAACTGCACGGTGGACGCCGCCTGCGCCTCCTCCCTCGCCGCGCTCGACCTCGCCTGCCGGCAACTGCGCGACGGGGACAGCGACATGGTGCTGTGCGGCGGCGCCGACGTGCACAACGGCATCAACGACTACCTGATGTTCGCCTCCGTCCACGCCCTGTCCCCCGGCGGCCGCTGCCGGCCCTTCGACGCCGCCGCCGACGGGATCGCCCTCGGCGAGGGCGTCGGCGCGGTCGTACTGAAGCGGCTGGCGGACGCGGAACGCGACGGCGACCGGGTGTACGCCGTGGTCAAGGCGGTGGGCGCCGCCAGCGACGGCCGGTCCCTCGGCCTGACGGCCCCGCGGCCCGAGGGCCAGCGACGGGCCCTGGAACGGGCCTACGCGCGCGCGGGCATCGCCCCTGCGGAGGTGGGCCTGATCGAGGCGCACGGCACCGGCACGGTGGTCGGCGACAGCACCGAACTGGCCGTACTGAGCGACCTGTTCACCGCATCCGGCGCCACCGCCGGAGCCTGTGCACTGGGTTCCGTGAAATCCCAGCTCGGCCACACCAAGTGCGCGGCCGGGCTGGCCGGACTGATCAAAGCCGCCCGCGCCGTCCACTCGGGCGTCCGGCCGCCCACCCTCCACATCGGCACCCCGAACCCGGCCTGGCGGCCGGAAGCCAGCCCCTTCTCCTTCGACACCGAACCCCGGCCCTGGACCGTACCCGCCCACCGGCGCTTCGCGGGGGTGAGCGCCTTCGGCTTCGGCGGCACCAACTACCACGCCGTGCTGGCCGGTTACGGAGGCTCGGAAGAGCCCCGGCACGGCCTGGAGGAATGGCCGGCCGAGCTGTTCTGCTTCCGCGGCGCGGACCGCCGGTCGGCGGGCCGCGCGATGGCACGGCTCGCGGCGCGCCTGGAGGAGAACGACACGGCGGGGCGCCCCTGGACCCTGCGGGACCTCGCGGCCGAGACCGCTCCGGGCGACGCGCCCGTGGCTGTGGCCGTGGTGGCCTCGGACCTCGACGAACTGGCGGTCCGCCTGGAGCAGGCCCGGTCCTACACCCCGGGCCCGGGCGTCCACGTACGGGAGGAGTCCGCGGACCCGGTCCGGGTGGCGTTCCTGTTCCCCGGCCAGGGCAGCCAACGCCCCCGCATGCTGGGCCGGTTGTTCACCGCCTTCCCCGGTCTGCGCGGCCTGCTGGACACGGCTCCCCCGGAAGTGGTGTCGGCGATGTTCCCGCCGGCGGCGTTCACCGCCGAGGGGCGGGCCGCGCAGCGGGCGGCGGTCACCGACACCCGGGTCGCCCAGCCGGCCCTCGGCCTGGCGGGAGCCGCGGCGCACCGGTTGCTCGGCGAACTCGGCGTACGGCCCGACTGCGTGGCCGGGCACTCGTACGGGGAGCTCACCGCGCTGTGGGCGGCGGGGGCCTACGACACGCAGAGCCTGCTCCGGCTGAGCGCACACCGCGCCGAGGCGATCCTGGCGGCGGCCGGCGCGGACCCGGGGGCGATGGCGGCGGTGTCGGCCGCGCCGGAGGAGGTCCGGGAGCTCGCCGCCCGTGCGGGGTGTGTGGTGGCGAACCACAACGCGCCGCGGCAGTGCGTGATCTCGGGCCCGTCGCCGGCCGTCGCCGCGGCGGTGGCCGCACTGCGCGAGGCGGGCCTGCCGGCGGAGCCGATCCCGGTCGCCTGCGCGTTCCACAGCGAGGTGGTGGCGGGGGCGGCGGCCTCCCTGGCCGGGGAACTGGCGCGGACGCCGGTGACCGCGCCGGCCGTCCCGGTGTGGTCGAACACGACGGCCGAGCGGTATCCGGCGACGGCCGAAGGCGTACGCAGCCTTGCGGCTCGCCAGGTCGCCGAGCCGGTCCGGTTCGTGGAACAGGTGGAGGCCATGTACGCGGCCGGCGTGCGGACCTTCGTGGAGGCGGGGCCCGGGCGGGTCCTGTCCGGACTCGTCGGCCGGATCCTCGGCGAGCGCCCGCACACGGCGGTCCCGCTGGACGTGCCGGGCGAAGACGGCCTGGTCCGCCTGGTCACGGCGCTGGCCGAACTGACGGCGGCGGGCGTTCCGGTGGCCCCGGAGGCCCTCTTCCGCGGCCGGACCTCCCGCCTCCCGGACCGCGCCCCGCGCCGGCCGGGCTGGCTGGTGGACGGCCACCTGGTCCGCACGACGGACGGCACCCCGGTCCGAGGCGGCCTGCAGCCGGCCCGCCGCGTACGGATCCCTGCGGCGCCGGAAACGGGTACGGCGGCAACCGGCACGGGAGCGGGCACGGAGTCCGACACGACGAGGAAGACGGCCATGGCCGACGAGGGAGCGTGGTCGACGATGAACGGCACGGGCACAGGCACGGCCACCACCAGGCCGATACCGTCGGCCGGCTCGGACGGCTCGGACGGCTCGGCCTCGGACGGGCGCGAAGAGGCGGTACTGGAGTACCTGCGCGGCGCCCGCGCCCTGGTGGAGGCCCAACGGGACGTCCTGCTGGCCTACTTGGGCACCCCGCGCCCGCCCGACGGCCAAGGCGGTTCCGGCGGGGTCGGGAGCGTGCGGGGACGATCCCCGCAGGGCGCCGAACGCACCGCCGCCACACGCCCCGACCCGGAGGCCCGTTCTTCGGCGGCCGAGGAGACGCCCCGGCGCGCGCCCGGCCCCGCCGGAACCGCCCCCGGCGAAGCCCCCCGCGAAGCGCCCGGCACGGGCCCCCGCCCGGGACCCCGCTCCGCCCAGGACGTCATGGACGTGGTCCTGGACATCGTCCACACCCGGACCGGCTACCCCCTGGACATGCTCGACCCCGACCTGGACCTGGAGGCGGACCTCTCCATCGACTCCATCAAGCGCGTGGAGATCATCGGAGCCCTCGCCGACCGGATCGGCCTCCCCCAGGCCCCGGACCGGACCCCGGACCAGGACGGATCCGCCGAGTCCGCGATCGAGGAGCTGTCCCGGCTCAAGACCCTGCGCGGCATCGTGGACTGGGTCACCTCCCACACCCCCGGCGGCCCGACCGCGGAATCGGAACCCGCCGCACCGGCGGTCGGCCGGCTCCGCGTGGACCTCTCCCCCCTCCCCCCGGCCGACGGCGACCCGGCAGCCCTCCACGGTCTGCGGATCGGGATCGTCGAGGACGACCAGGGCCTCGCGCCCGCCCTCGCCGCCGCCCTGGAGGCCCTGGGCGCCGAACCGCGGATCCTCCGCACGGCCGAGGCCGGGCTCGACGGCATCGTCGACCTGTCCTCCCTGCGGGCGGGAGCCGAACCCGTACTGCCCGAAGCCTTCCCGGGCCTGCGCAACGCCCTGACCGGCGGAATCCCAAGGCTGCTGCTCGTCGCCGCCGGCGGCCCGGGCGCCCCCGGCGGAGCCGGACTGCACGGCTTCGCCCGCTCCGCCGCCCTCGAATTCCCCGCCGCGCTGGTGCGCGCCGTGGACGTCCACCCCAAGGAGGACCCGGAGCGCGTCGCCGCGCAGCTCGTCTGCGAACTGGGCTCCTCCCTCCCGGCCCACGCCTCCGTCGGCTACACCCCCGAGGGGACGCGTGTCGCCCGCCGGCCGGTGCCCGCTCCCCTGCCCGCCCCGGACGGGCCCCGGCCCGCCCTCCTGGACCCGGGCTCGGTGGTCCTCCTCACGGGCGGGGCCCGCGGGATCACCGCACGCACGGCGCTCGCCCTGGCCCGCGCGACCGGATGCCACATCGAACTGGTCGGCCGCACCCCCGAGCCGCCCCCCTCGCCGAGCCCCTCTCCGAACCCCGCGGCGGACGCGTTCGCGCACGCCCAGGACCGCGTCGCGCTGCGCGCCGCCCTGATCGCCTCCGGACTGCGCAGGCCCGCGGAAATCGAGGCGGCGGCCTCGCGGATCCTCGCCGAGCGCGAGGTGCGGGCCACCCTCACCGCCCTCGCCGCGGTGGCGGCCTCCGTCCGCTACCACTGCGCGGACGTCACCGACGAGCGGGCCGTACGGGCGGTCGTGGCCGACGTACGGGAGCGCCACGGACGGCTGGACGGCATCGTGCACGGCGCCGGGATCCTGCGCGACGGGCTGCTGCGCGACAAGCGGCCGGAGGACTTCACCGAGGTGTTCACCACCAAGGTGGCCGGGGCCCGGCACCTGGCTGCCGCGGCCGCCGAGCACGGGACGTGGCCCGCGCCCCGCTTCCTGGCCCTGTTCGGCAGCGTCGCGGGGGTGTACGGGAACCGCGGGCAGAGCGACTACGCCGCGGCCAACGACGCGCTCGACGGCCTCGCGCACACCTGGGCGGAGTCCTTCCCCGGGCGGGTGCTGTCCGTCGACTGGGGACCCTGGGCGGCCGAAGCGGGCGGGATGGTCACTCCCGAGCTGGAGCGCGCCTACGCCCAGCGCGGTGTCCCGCTCCTCGCACCGGACGCCGCAGCCTCCGCCTTCCTCGACGAACTGGCCCGCGGGAGCGACGTACAGGTGGTCCTGATGGCGCCGTCGGCACCCACGGCACCGGAGGGCTCCGGCGATGAGTGA